A stretch of DNA from Dokdonia sp. PRO95:
TTTTTTAGCAATATTGTCAAAATTCTTCCTACTCTCTAAATCTTGTCTTCTCTTGAAATTAAAAATATGCGATAATCTCACGAAAAATGGAGATATGAGTTTATAAAATAAATCTTTGCTTTTAAATATATTACTTCCATCTTCCTCTGATAAAGTTAGTAAGTAATACATTTCTATTGTATTACTTTTCGTTTTAAACAATAGGTTATTATGACTTATTTTATCATTTACGGTTATATTCAAATCATACAAAATAGTTTTTTCTAATTCAGTGAAAATTTTTAAAGATTCAAATTCTAGCTCATAAGTAAAAAGAGAACCGTTAATAATATTAAGTCTTGAGTCAACAATTTCAAAGCAAATTATTTGATTTATAGGTTTTAAAAATATGTTATGCTTGTTCAAAACGGGTAATATTTCATCGTATACCTCGTGCATATTATCTAAGGCATTTTCTTGCAGTAAAAAAGTATCTAATGAATTATTTAGTTCATCATAAAATCCTTTAAAGGATTTTCTAAACTTGCTCAATGAATTAATTCCAAATAAAACAACTAAAATTATTAAAAATTCTAAAATGATTTTTTTATCAATAAACAATATAAGGGCTAATGGCGCAAAATAAAGAATGAGTGCCATACTCTTATCTATATAATTTTTAGAGTTGATTATAGGTAGAATTAGTAATGTAAATAGAGAGATATTTAATTCTTTGAAATTGACAAGTATAAATCCAATGAAGGCATAATCAACCAATAATTTAATATGCTGAAAACCATCGTTTTTTGAATGAAATAATAAATGAAATACTGTATACGACAGAAATGCAATAAGTAACTGCCACATAATAAATTTATCATTAAACTTGATAACAATAAAAACACTAAAAATCAATATAATAAGTCTATATACAATAGAAACTATACTATCTTTTGCATATTCCGCGTCTTTAAAAACTTTAAAATCCATAGATTATTTTTAATATTTTCTGATATAAAAAATTCACTACAAAAGTTATGTAGCACAACTTAAATAAAGCAAGGACTATTATTCCAGTATTTGTTTTGGGTTCTACCTGTATATTTTCACTAGTTTCGAAAATTAGACTTATTATATTAAAAAAATGATTTAAGATATAATTATCATGTAATTCCTTAAATTGAATTTCAAATATTTGATTTTTTTCAATTGAGGTTGGTAATAAAACGAAAAACATTCCCAAAAAGACTATTAACAATATTGATATTATAGCTTTTATATTATAGGATGTCATATGGGATACCAAAGCGATAAATTTTCTGAAAGTAATATTTTCAATAAGCATTGATGTTTTGAGAGTGTTTCGACATTTTTTTATTATTACTAATTCATCATCAAATCCATGATTAGCCAGTTTTCTACAGCAATAATCAGCCAAGGAAAATTTCTCTTTAAAGCTCTGAACCGAGTTAATGGCATAAATTAGTTTATTAGTATTTAAATAATCATAACCATAATCTTTCTCTTCTATACTTTTGCCATATAGTGCTATGAATTTTTTGACATCTGTGTAAAGAGGTCTTGTGAAATTCTGATTGTGAGTACTTTCTTTCTTAATTTGAATAATTAAATATAAAATTTGAAATTTATCATTTACCTCACTTTTTTCTAAATCATTATATAATTTAATAAGAAAATTTCTGCTCAACATTATTATAAATTCTAGAGTTTGCTGTTATTAATCTAATAATATATACTTCTTTAATTTTTAGGTATTCGCACAGTCAGATGGTACTTTTTTAATTTTCTATTTGCGCTATTTCATTAAATTAAAAAAAAAGAAAATTGCCAAACCTATTCCAACGCAACTTACGGTAAACCGCAAGCTACTCTAAATCCCCATAAAAACCTACCAACCAAAACATAACATTTTAAATTTTTTACATTTTCTCTCATCTAGTTGAGAATAATTATTACTTTTAAAGTCTAAACTTTAGGAGTAGCTATTAAATTAGTTTGAGAAAAATCCTTAGAACCTGATTTGGTTAATACCAACGTAGGGAAAAGTTAGAGGTAGTGCATTCCTGCATATTTCCTCTATTTTTAATTCTATCCTTCTCATTCCTTTATCGTTTATATAACCGAGGCATTATGCTTCATAATTGTATTAAACATGATAAACATAAAGGTCAATCAAACCTCGTATCAATTTCCAGCACAGGTCACACTAGACCAGATTCTCTCGCAACTCGACATTTCGGTCAGTGGGATTGCTGTGGCTATTAATGAGCGCATTATTACTAGATCACAATGGGTTTCCACCATTCCTGATGATGGCGATGCTGTGCTTATTATTAAAGCCACACAAGGTGGATAATAGCGACTTCTAGGTACTTCAAGAGTAGAAAAACATCATTAATTAATCCAAAAAGATGAAAAATAGAGACACTGCGCCTAAGCAAGGCGGCATTACCAGAAATCCATTTCCTAATTCAAAAAAAATCTACGTAAACGGTAAGATTCACCCACAGATTAAAGTGGCTATGCGTGAGATTGCGCTTAGTGATACTGTGGACTCAATGACCAAAAGGAAAACGCCAAACGAGCCAGTAACGGTGTATGACACCTCTGGTCCATACACAGATCCAAACAAAGAAATCGACATACACAGTGGTTTAGAGCGCATCCGTGAGTCGTGGATTCTGGAGCGCAATAATGTAGAACTATTAGATAGCTACTCCTCTACCTATTGCAACGAGCGTCTCAATGATAAGAGTCTAGACCACATGCGTTTCAAGCTTTTAAAGAAACCTATGCGTGCAAAAAAAGGTGAAAATGTCACGCAGCTGCACTATGCAAAACAAGGGATTATCACTCCAGAAATGGAGTATATCGCTATTCGCGAAAATCAGCGTATCGATGAGATGACGGAGATTAGAAAGCAACATAAAGGAGAACATTTTGGTGCGTCTATTCCTGATAAAATCACGCCAGAATTTGTACGCTCAGAAGTTGCAAGAGGTCGTGCCGTAATCCCTTCAAACATCAACCACCCAGAAGCAGAGCCTATGATTTTAGGACGTAATTTCTTGGTGAAGATTAATGCAAATATTGGAAACTCGGCAGTTACCTCGTCCATCGAGGAAGAAGTAGAAAAAGCCGTTTGGGCATGCCGCTGGGGTGCAGATAATATCATGGATTTATCTACGGGTGAAAACATACATGAGACCCGCGAGTGGATCATACGCAACTCCCCTGTTCCCGTGGGAACGGTTCCTATTTACCAAGCGTTAGAAAAAGTAAATGGCGTTGCCGAAGATCTAACGTGGGAGATTTTTAAAGACACGTTGATTGAGCAAGCAGAGCAAGGTGTAGACTATTTTACCATACACGCTGGTGTGTTATTACGTTATGTGCCTATGACCGCAAACCGTGTGACGGGTATCGTCTCTCGTGGCGGATCTATCATGGCAAAGTGGTGTCTTGCACATCATAAAGAGAGCTTTTTGTACACACATTTTGAAGATATCTGTGAGATTTTAAAGCAATATGACGTTGCCTTTTCTTTGGGTGACGGTTTACGCCCTGGCTCTGTAGCAGATGCAAATGATGAGGCACAATTTGCTGAGTTAGAAACGCTGGGCGAACTCACAAAAATCGCTCGTAAGCATGATGTGCAGTGCTTTATAGAAGGTCCTGGTCACGTCCCGATGCACATGATAAAGGAAAATATGGAGAAGCAGATTGAAGTATGCGATGAGGCTCCATTTTACACTCTAGGTCCTCTTACTACAGATATTGCGCCTGGTTATGACCATATTACCTCTGGAATTGGTGCTGCCATGATAGGCTGGTACGGGTGTGCGATGTTGTGCTACGTTACTCCAAAAGAACACCTTGGATTACCCAATAAAGAAGACGTGCGCGTTGGTGTGGTTACTTACAAACTAGCGGCTCACGCTGCAGATCTGGCCAAAGGTCACCCAGGTTCGCAACATCGAGATAATGCGCTGAGTATGGCGCGTTTTGAATTTCGCTGGGAAGACCAGTTCAATCTTGGTCTCGATCCAGAACGAGCTCGCGAGTATCACGATGAAACGCTACCAGCAGCAGGTGCAAAAGTGGCGCACTTCTGCTCCATGTGCGGACCAAAATTTTGCTCCATGAAAATTTCTCAGGAAGTAAGAGATTTTGCTGCTGTAAATGACATAGTCGACAACGAAGTCATCCAAAAAGGAATGGAAGAAAAGTCAAAAGAATTTAAAGCCAAAGGTTCCGAAGTATATCTGTAAAAAGATGTGGGAGTTCCCACGCTGCAAAAGCGTGGGCAGGCTTTCCACTACAATCTTTTGCCAGAAAAAGGCAAAAGGATTTTCATTACAATCCTTAACTCAAAAAGATGATCATCGTACTATCACCAGAATATGATATCCCTAATGAAGTAGAAACACTCAACCAGTTATTTAAACAAGGATTAGCATGCTATCATGTAAGAAAACCACATAAAAGTTATGAGGAATATTGCGCCTACATACAGCAGATAGATACTGCATTTCATGACAAGATTGTAGTGCACGATTACCATAAAGTCATCAACGAATTTAATTTAAAAGGAATCCATTTTAAGGAACAACATCGCATAGATCACATAGATAATCCTGGTAAGTATTTTAAAGGTTTAAATATGTTCGGAAAAACGATAAGCTCCTCTTTTCATGATTTGCAAGCTCTAGAAGACTGCTATTTTGAATTTGACTATCACTTTTTGAGTCCTGTGTTTAATTCCATTTCAAAAGAAGGCTATAGTGGCCGTGGCTTTGATGTAACTGATAGCAATAAAACAATCATTGCCTTGGGCGGGATCTGCCCAGAAAATGTAGCACAAGTCAAACAACTAGGCTATAACGGAATTGCAGTTTTAGGAAGTATATGGAAAGCAGTGAATCCGTTGCAGAGTTTTAAAAAAATAAAATCAGCATTTGGATAGTCTATCTCAAAACAATAAACAGTTCGCGTTAAGGATTGAGTGGCATGTCTGAGCTCTTTTATGAATTTTTCATTCATAAAAAGCGAGTAGCGAAAGCCTGACCTGCAAGGGAACGCCCTAATAGAAAGTAGAATATAGTATTGAAAACAAACAATTACATATTAACCATTGCAGGCTTAGACCCATCAAGTGGCGCAGGAATCACTTCAGATATTAAAACATTTGAAGCGCACCGGCTATACGGTTTATCAGTGTGTACCGCAGTCACGGTTCAAAATGATGTCGATTTTAAAGAATGTGTGTGGATAGACAAAGCTGTGATTATTTCGCAAATAGAAACGCTTTTTGAACGGTTTGAAATCTCCGTAGTGAAGATTGGTATTATTCAATCATGGGAAGTGCTGTCGCTTGTTTTGGATAGCTTACATATGCTTAATCCTGAGATAAAAATCATTGTAGATCCCATCATAAAGGCGAGCGCTGGCTTTGATTTTCATAGCCTCGAGCATCAAGATATTTTGGATAAAATATGGTCACAATGTTATGTGATTACTCCTAATTATGATGAGATCCAACTACTGTATCCAGACCTCAGTATTGAAGAAACGATAGAACACATAAGCAACTTGACAAATATTCACTTAAAAGGCGGACATAGAAAGGATAAAACGGGCTGGGACCTGCTTTACCACAGTAAAACCGTTGTAAAAAATATTACTCCTAAGGCAGAAAAGGTGTTACAAAAACATGGAAGCGGTTGTGTGCTTTCGGCCGCGCTGGCGAGTAATATTTTGTTGCAGCAAGGTATAGAAGAAGCCGCGATAAACGCAAAATACTATACCGAAGCCTTTTTAAACTCAACCGATAGCTTACTGGGACAACACAGTTATCCAACAATAAAAATTAAATCGTAATGATACCAAAACTACATTATATCTCTCAGGGTAAAACGCCAGAAGTGCATCTTGATAACATAGAGAATGCTTGTACGCATGGAGCAACACTGGTGCAACTTCGCTTAAAAAATGTCTCTTTAGACCAGGTACTAATTACAGCAAAAGAAGCGCGAGCAATAACCGCACAATACCGTACAAAACTCATCATCAATGATCACTATGAGATAGCAAAAGAAGCAAAAGCAGATGGTGTGCACTTAGGAAAAACCGACTCCTGCCCTACTATCGCTAGAACGCATTTATACTCTTGGCAAATTATAGGAGGTACTGCAAATACGCTAGAAGACTGTGTATCATTGATAAACAAAGGAGTAGATTACATAGGTCTTGGGCCGTTACGTTTTACATCTACCAAGAAGAATTTAAGCCCAATTTTAGGTTTTAACGGTTATCGTCTCATTACAGATGAATTAAAAACTAAAACTCCCATTATCGCAATTGGAGGAATCACCACAGACGACGTAACAGATCTACTAGAAACAGGTATTTATGGAATCGCTATATCTGGAGAAATTACCAATGACTTTACAAAAATAGAAGCCTTCCAGCAATCCCTAGGAGCATCATTAATAGAAGAACAACGCCATACATTTAAATAATATATGAACGATATTTTAAGAATAGCTGATAAGGAATTCAGCTCACGATTATTTACTGGAACGGGAAAATTTAGCTCAAATCAATTGATGACAGAGGCTTTGATAGCCTCTGAAAGCGAACTAATAACCGTTGCTCTAAAGCGTGTAGATGTTGCAAATGAAGAGGATACTATGCTGCAAAGTATTATGCGTCCTCATGTGCATATACTACCTAACACCTCTGGAGTAAGAACTGCAACAGAAGCCGTTTTTGCAGCGCAGCTAGCACGTGAAGCACTAGAGACTAATTGGATTAAACTAGAAATTCACCCCGATCCCAAATACCTTTTACCAGACCCTATAGAAACCCTCAATGCCGCCGAAGAACTAGTAAAATTAGGTTTTGTAGTGATGCCATACATACACGCAGATCCCGTGTTATGTAAAAGGCTGGAAGATGTGGGTGTACAATGTGTAATGCCCCTAGGAGCTCCAATAGGCACTAATAAAGGAATAAAAACGGTAGACTTTCTAGAAATTATTATTGAGCAAAGTAACGTGCCAGTAATTGTAGATGCTGGAATTGGTAGTCCGTCGCATGCGGCTTACGCC
This window harbors:
- the thiS gene encoding sulfur carrier protein ThiS yields the protein MINIKVNQTSYQFPAQVTLDQILSQLDISVSGIAVAINERIITRSQWVSTIPDDGDAVLIIKATQGG
- a CDS encoding thiazole synthase, with amino-acid sequence MNDILRIADKEFSSRLFTGTGKFSSNQLMTEALIASESELITVALKRVDVANEEDTMLQSIMRPHVHILPNTSGVRTATEAVFAAQLAREALETNWIKLEIHPDPKYLLPDPIETLNAAEELVKLGFVVMPYIHADPVLCKRLEDVGVQCVMPLGAPIGTNKGIKTVDFLEIIIEQSNVPVIVDAGIGSPSHAAYAMELGADAVLVNTAIAVSKNPVAMAKAFKMAVHAGRTAYNAKLAPVKTYAEASSPLTSFLN
- the thiC gene encoding phosphomethylpyrimidine synthase ThiC, which codes for MKNRDTAPKQGGITRNPFPNSKKIYVNGKIHPQIKVAMREIALSDTVDSMTKRKTPNEPVTVYDTSGPYTDPNKEIDIHSGLERIRESWILERNNVELLDSYSSTYCNERLNDKSLDHMRFKLLKKPMRAKKGENVTQLHYAKQGIITPEMEYIAIRENQRIDEMTEIRKQHKGEHFGASIPDKITPEFVRSEVARGRAVIPSNINHPEAEPMILGRNFLVKINANIGNSAVTSSIEEEVEKAVWACRWGADNIMDLSTGENIHETREWIIRNSPVPVGTVPIYQALEKVNGVAEDLTWEIFKDTLIEQAEQGVDYFTIHAGVLLRYVPMTANRVTGIVSRGGSIMAKWCLAHHKESFLYTHFEDICEILKQYDVAFSLGDGLRPGSVADANDEAQFAELETLGELTKIARKHDVQCFIEGPGHVPMHMIKENMEKQIEVCDEAPFYTLGPLTTDIAPGYDHITSGIGAAMIGWYGCAMLCYVTPKEHLGLPNKEDVRVGVVTYKLAAHAADLAKGHPGSQHRDNALSMARFEFRWEDQFNLGLDPERAREYHDETLPAAGAKVAHFCSMCGPKFCSMKISQEVRDFAAVNDIVDNEVIQKGMEEKSKEFKAKGSEVYL
- the thiE gene encoding thiamine phosphate synthase — its product is MIPKLHYISQGKTPEVHLDNIENACTHGATLVQLRLKNVSLDQVLITAKEARAITAQYRTKLIINDHYEIAKEAKADGVHLGKTDSCPTIARTHLYSWQIIGGTANTLEDCVSLINKGVDYIGLGPLRFTSTKKNLSPILGFNGYRLITDELKTKTPIIAIGGITTDDVTDLLETGIYGIAISGEITNDFTKIEAFQQSLGASLIEEQRHTFK
- a CDS encoding hydroxymethylpyrimidine/phosphomethylpyrimidine kinase codes for the protein MKTNNYILTIAGLDPSSGAGITSDIKTFEAHRLYGLSVCTAVTVQNDVDFKECVWIDKAVIISQIETLFERFEISVVKIGIIQSWEVLSLVLDSLHMLNPEIKIIVDPIIKASAGFDFHSLEHQDILDKIWSQCYVITPNYDEIQLLYPDLSIEETIEHISNLTNIHLKGGHRKDKTGWDLLYHSKTVVKNITPKAEKVLQKHGSGCVLSAALASNILLQQGIEEAAINAKYYTEAFLNSTDSLLGQHSYPTIKIKS
- a CDS encoding thiamine phosphate synthase, with translation MIIVLSPEYDIPNEVETLNQLFKQGLACYHVRKPHKSYEEYCAYIQQIDTAFHDKIVVHDYHKVINEFNLKGIHFKEQHRIDHIDNPGKYFKGLNMFGKTISSSFHDLQALEDCYFEFDYHFLSPVFNSISKEGYSGRGFDVTDSNKTIIALGGICPENVAQVKQLGYNGIAVLGSIWKAVNPLQSFKKIKSAFG